The following are encoded together in the Oceanobacillus zhaokaii genome:
- a CDS encoding AEC family transporter → MVLAIGAFLQEMFMMYGIASLGFIVRKTGILNENANDVLTQLILYITLPALILFSLDISFSINLAKEFIWLISMSLYVLIISCFIAYWMRRHSQLSDKQKSVYEGLIIFGNQGFIGYAISFILLGEQGIIYLTMFNLCYLVLIWTYGIYLFSKDTTMINWKSIFLNPGILSTLTGVLIFLLPISFPVVISDGLEIVGKMTIPLSMLLIGSLMANVKYKELIIMIKNIYLWKSAVTRLILIPLLLLPFAALSVPFPILIIGAVVSGMPSAPTISIYSQKYGADTFFASMGVLLTTILCIITIPFLYFIVSLVSN, encoded by the coding sequence ATGGTTCTGGCTATAGGAGCATTTTTGCAGGAAATGTTTATGATGTATGGAATTGCTTCATTGGGGTTTATCGTTAGGAAAACAGGAATTCTAAACGAAAATGCGAACGATGTTTTAACACAGCTAATTCTATATATTACATTGCCTGCTCTCATTTTGTTCTCTCTTGATATCTCTTTTTCCATTAACTTAGCAAAAGAATTTATCTGGCTTATTTCGATGTCACTATATGTACTTATTATTTCTTGTTTTATTGCATATTGGATGAGAAGACACTCACAGCTTTCAGACAAACAAAAAAGTGTCTATGAAGGTCTGATAATTTTTGGGAATCAAGGGTTTATCGGTTATGCCATCAGCTTTATTCTTTTAGGGGAGCAAGGCATTATATATTTAACGATGTTCAACCTATGTTACTTAGTTCTTATATGGACTTATGGAATATATCTGTTTAGTAAAGATACAACTATGATCAACTGGAAAAGCATATTTTTGAATCCAGGCATTCTCTCCACCCTTACAGGAGTGTTAATTTTCCTATTGCCGATAAGTTTTCCCGTTGTTATTTCCGATGGTTTAGAAATTGTCGGAAAAATGACCATTCCACTTTCCATGTTGCTAATTGGAAGCCTAATGGCAAATGTAAAATATAAAGAATTAATCATAATGATAAAAAATATCTATTTATGGAAGTCAGCAGTAACTAGACTTATTCTAATTCCTTTATTATTACTCCCGTTTGCTGCTTTGTCTGTACCATTTCCAATACTGATTATTGGTGCTGTTGTATCTGGAATGCCCTCTGCCCCAACAATTTCAATTTATTCACAAAAGTATGGCGCTGACACTTTTTTTGCATCAATGGGTGTACTATTAACTACAATATTATGTATCATTACAATTCCATTTCTTTATTTCATTGTAAGCCTTGTAAGTAATTAG
- a CDS encoding putative glycoside hydrolase: MLLPITSYGEEAEPASEHEERQTNIKLLDAEQSMKRFTFDSGYDFEYPDAVRGIYVTGNSAGGSRFESLVDLVDTTALNAMVIDIKEDHGNLTFKPEEGSPFADIAMNYISDPESMMKTLEEKQIYPIARIVVFKDSVLAKERPDLSFTENGKVWVNNRGEAFVNPFEKEVWEYNVEIAKIAAKMGFKEIQFDYVRFPEGFETKDEQFQYSQGDYADSELSNIKKRVEAVSDFVAYAREELKNYDVDVSVDIFGYAATIEEAPGIGQNFSRIAENVDVISSMIYPSHWTTGYFGLENPDEEPYRLVKEYSKVENEVLGALETPPVSRPWLQDFEAPWLYSGATKQYSKAEVEDQIKALYESGIDEFLLWNAGNTYTENVDYLIGK; this comes from the coding sequence ATGCTTTTACCAATTACAAGTTACGGTGAAGAGGCAGAACCTGCAAGTGAACATGAAGAAAGACAAACGAATATCAAATTGTTGGATGCTGAGCAATCGATGAAACGTTTTACATTTGATTCTGGGTATGATTTTGAATATCCTGATGCGGTCCGAGGGATTTATGTTACGGGAAACTCAGCTGGTGGCAGTCGGTTTGAATCATTAGTAGACCTTGTAGATACGACAGCTTTAAATGCAATGGTCATTGACATCAAAGAGGATCATGGTAATTTAACTTTTAAACCGGAGGAAGGATCGCCGTTCGCAGATATTGCGATGAATTATATATCTGATCCAGAATCTATGATGAAAACATTGGAAGAAAAGCAGATTTACCCAATTGCTAGAATTGTAGTTTTCAAAGATTCTGTTCTTGCAAAGGAAAGGCCGGATCTATCATTTACTGAAAACGGTAAGGTTTGGGTGAATAATCGTGGAGAAGCATTTGTTAATCCCTTTGAAAAAGAAGTTTGGGAATATAATGTAGAAATTGCAAAGATAGCCGCCAAAATGGGATTCAAGGAAATTCAATTTGATTATGTGCGCTTCCCAGAAGGCTTTGAAACAAAAGACGAACAATTCCAGTATTCGCAGGGTGACTACGCAGATTCTGAATTAAGTAATATTAAAAAACGTGTAGAGGCAGTATCTGATTTTGTTGCATATGCCAGGGAAGAACTTAAGAACTATGATGTTGACGTTTCCGTTGATATCTTTGGTTACGCTGCAACCATTGAAGAGGCACCAGGAATTGGGCAAAATTTCTCGAGGATCGCAGAAAATGTTGATGTTATATCATCGATGATTTATCCAAGCCATTGGACGACTGGGTATTTTGGTCTTGAGAATCCAGATGAGGAGCCATATCGCCTTGTTAAAGAATACTCTAAAGTGGAAAATGAAGTTCTAGGTGCACTGGAAACACCGCCAGTTTCAAGACCATGGCTGCAGGATTTTGAAGCTCCGTGGTTATATAGTGGGGCAACAAAACAATATAGTAAAGCAGAAGTCGAGGATCAAATAAAGGCCTTGTATGAGAGTGGGATAGATGAATTTCTACTATGGAATGCAGGAAATACGTACACAGAAAATGTGGATTATCTAATCGGTAAATAA
- a CDS encoding asparagine synthase, with amino-acid sequence MAKVREGLIPTVLETAVASTGIALRNNRNMKPMLTGSIIGFGLAHVVLGTIDLVEHR; translated from the coding sequence ATGGCAAAAGTAAGAGAGGGTTTAATTCCAACAGTTCTAGAAACAGCTGTTGCATCAACTGGAATTGCATTACGGAACAATAGAAACATGAAACCAATGCTTACTGGTTCGATAATAGGCTTTGGGTTAGCACATGTTGTGTTAGGAACCATTGATTTAGTCGAACATCGCTAA
- the spxA gene encoding transcriptional regulator SpxA, which yields MVTLYTSPSCTSCRKAKAWLEEHDIPFKERNIFSEPLSLDEIKEILRMTEDGTDEIISTRSKVFQKLDVNIDQLPMKNLFSLIQQNPGLLRRPIILDEKRLQVGYNEDEIRRFLPRTVRTFQLREAQRMVN from the coding sequence ATGGTAACACTTTATACCTCACCAAGTTGTACATCTTGCAGAAAAGCAAAAGCATGGTTAGAAGAACATGATATCCCATTTAAAGAACGCAATATTTTCTCTGAACCGCTTTCTTTAGATGAGATTAAGGAAATATTACGCATGACTGAAGATGGAACTGATGAGATTATTTCAACACGTTCAAAGGTATTTCAGAAGTTAGACGTTAATATCGACCAATTACCGATGAAAAATCTATTCAGTTTAATTCAGCAAAATCCTGGCTTATTAAGAAGACCAATCATACTTGATGAAAAGCGTCTGCAAGTAGGCTATAACGAAGATGAGATTCGTCGATTTTTACCAAGAACAGTGCGTACTTTTCAATTACGAGAAGCACAAAGAATGGTTAATTAG
- a CDS encoding DUF378 domain-containing protein — MNTLKRIALALVIIGAINWGLIGFFQFDLVASIFGGQDAVLARIVYGLVGLSGLYCLTILFDPMEEKDSNRDNFSQKRNLNYGTELGEETDFSSVEKQDRDL; from the coding sequence ATGAATACATTAAAACGTATTGCCCTCGCACTAGTTATTATAGGTGCGATAAATTGGGGACTCATTGGATTTTTCCAATTTGATTTGGTTGCTTCAATTTTTGGTGGTCAGGATGCTGTATTAGCAAGAATTGTCTACGGCCTAGTCGGATTAAGTGGTTTATATTGTTTAACTATCTTATTTGATCCAATGGAGGAAAAAGATAGTAACAGAGATAATTTCAGTCAAAAAAGAAACTTAAATTATGGTACTGAGTTAGGTGAAGAAACCGACTTTTCAAGCGTTGAAAAACAGGACAGAGATCTTTAG
- a CDS encoding competence protein CoiA produces MLQANTAEGNAITLAMLSRVELKKLKEKQLNFYCPVCKGKVIMKVGSKVIPHFAHHSIIDCPASDGGEGKYHEQGKLLLYNWLKSQELDVELEAYISEINQRPDILLTINKRRIAIEYQCSKIPIEQVKKRNNGYKKIGIIPIWILGENRLIRQSANHFKLDQLTLHLTHQFSKNTPLVLYYFCPITLTFIMIQNPYLTRVGQALGKFKIMSLRRINIKDLFITETFSSFELYQHWRKEKVKFRLKQRKKLYGNELAWFQWLYLKGTYLEYLPSIIHLPIVSSYRIVSPTWNWQSRICIDLLEQLPIGNEFSLRNCEHLLKKQLLKKEAYPLIHSNDHPIKQYLNQLEQLNLIKQTSATTYQKLTAITFYNHIDSALRGDEELINKFISLHNKTPET; encoded by the coding sequence GTGCTACAGGCAAATACAGCTGAAGGAAATGCCATTACACTAGCAATGTTGTCACGTGTTGAACTAAAGAAATTAAAGGAAAAGCAACTTAACTTTTATTGTCCGGTATGTAAAGGGAAGGTAATTATGAAAGTCGGTTCCAAGGTTATTCCTCATTTCGCACATCACTCGATTATTGATTGTCCTGCAAGTGATGGTGGGGAAGGTAAGTATCATGAGCAAGGGAAATTATTATTATACAATTGGTTGAAAAGTCAAGAGCTTGACGTTGAATTGGAAGCGTATATCTCAGAAATTAACCAGCGACCAGACATTTTGCTAACAATAAATAAACGTAGAATTGCAATTGAATACCAATGCTCTAAAATTCCAATCGAGCAGGTAAAGAAGAGAAATAATGGCTACAAGAAAATTGGTATCATCCCAATTTGGATATTAGGAGAGAACCGCTTAATCAGGCAATCCGCAAATCATTTTAAACTTGATCAGCTTACCCTTCATTTAACACATCAATTTTCTAAGAACACCCCACTTGTTTTATACTACTTTTGCCCAATCACACTAACATTTATCATGATTCAGAATCCATATCTTACGAGAGTCGGCCAAGCATTAGGAAAATTTAAGATAATGTCTTTAAGGAGAATAAATATAAAAGACCTCTTTATAACGGAAACATTCTCAAGTTTTGAATTATATCAGCATTGGAGGAAAGAGAAAGTTAAGTTTCGCTTAAAACAGCGAAAGAAATTGTATGGCAATGAATTAGCATGGTTCCAGTGGTTATACTTGAAGGGAACCTATCTTGAATATTTACCATCAATTATCCATTTGCCGATTGTCTCCTCGTATCGAATAGTTTCTCCGACCTGGAACTGGCAGAGTAGAATTTGCATTGATCTTTTAGAGCAACTTCCAATTGGAAACGAATTTTCGCTCCGAAACTGTGAACATCTTCTTAAAAAACAGCTTCTAAAAAAGGAAGCATACCCATTAATCCATTCTAACGACCATCCAATTAAACAATATCTCAATCAATTAGAACAACTGAACTTAATAAAACAAACCTCTGCTACAACATATCAGAAGCTGACTGCGATTACCTTTTATAATCACATCGATTCAGCTTTAAGAGGTGACGAAGAGCTAATCAATAAATTCATTTCGCTTCATAATAAAACTCCAGAGACATAA
- the mecA gene encoding adaptor protein MecA yields the protein MEIERINENTIKFYISYIDIEDLGFEREEIWYNRERSEQLFWQMMDEVNYKEDFSVEGPLWIQVQALEKGLEIVVTKAKLKNGELHPDESFDEETIETMLEDKFGKNVEHIHEDDEDDITEETLWIIVDFNDFEDVIQLSHYFQDFSGTIEDALYHYNDKYYLYIGFSQDLLDDNEQENIISQVLEFANDSDMSIHYLEEYGKTIFESDTFAQVRSYFPLQA from the coding sequence ATGGAGATAGAAAGAATAAATGAAAACACAATAAAGTTTTATATTTCTTATATCGATATTGAGGATCTCGGGTTTGAACGAGAAGAAATTTGGTATAATCGCGAACGAAGTGAACAGCTATTTTGGCAAATGATGGATGAAGTAAATTATAAGGAAGATTTCAGTGTTGAAGGACCATTATGGATTCAAGTTCAAGCATTAGAAAAAGGGCTGGAAATCGTGGTTACAAAAGCCAAACTTAAAAATGGTGAGTTACATCCCGATGAATCCTTTGATGAAGAAACGATTGAAACAATGCTAGAGGATAAATTCGGTAAAAATGTGGAGCATATTCATGAAGATGATGAGGATGACATTACAGAAGAAACTTTATGGATCATTGTTGACTTTAATGATTTTGAAGATGTTATTCAGTTAAGTCATTATTTCCAAGACTTTTCGGGTACTATAGAAGATGCACTATATCATTATAATGATAAATATTATTTATATATCGGTTTCTCCCAGGATTTACTTGATGACAATGAGCAGGAGAACATCATTAGTCAAGTATTGGAATTTGCCAATGACTCCGATATGTCAATTCATTACCTTGAGGAATACGGAAAGACTATATTTGAATCAGATACCTTTGCACAGGTTCGTTCATATTTTCCATTACAAGCATAG
- a CDS encoding DUF3243 domain-containing protein, with product MSVLDNFETWKDFLGNRLQQAQDNGMSEGIMNSIAAEIGDYLAANVEPKNGEQRLLADLWNSADENQQQVLASTMINLVKNSKAH from the coding sequence TTGTCAGTACTTGATAATTTTGAAACGTGGAAAGATTTCCTAGGAAACCGCCTTCAACAGGCACAAGATAATGGAATGAGCGAAGGTATAATGAACTCCATAGCAGCTGAAATTGGAGACTACCTTGCAGCTAATGTAGAACCGAAAAATGGTGAGCAAAGATTACTAGCCGATCTATGGAATTCAGCCGATGAGAATCAACAGCAGGTTTTGGCCAGTACAATGATAAACCTAGTTAAAAACTCAAAAGCCCATTAA
- a CDS encoding pyridoxamine 5'-phosphate oxidase family protein, producing the protein MSQPEVKATIENILQNSSVGTMATVQQNKPHSRYMTYSRNGLNLYTATSKQTHKVEEIEGNPFTHILLGYEGEGFGDEYVEYEGKIQISDSKELKKELWNPYMENWFEGPEDPNYIVLEITPIQISLMNKKGTEPKILEL; encoded by the coding sequence ATGAGTCAACCAGAAGTTAAAGCAACGATTGAGAATATTTTGCAGAACAGTTCAGTTGGGACGATGGCAACCGTCCAACAAAATAAACCACATTCAAGATATATGACATATTCCCGAAATGGGCTAAACCTTTATACAGCTACAAGTAAGCAAACCCACAAAGTTGAAGAAATTGAAGGAAATCCCTTTACGCATATTCTCTTAGGTTATGAAGGAGAAGGATTCGGTGATGAATATGTCGAGTACGAAGGAAAAATCCAAATTTCCGATTCTAAGGAACTAAAAAAGGAATTGTGGAATCCATATATGGAGAATTGGTTTGAGGGACCGGAAGATCCTAATTATATTGTGTTAGAGATTACGCCGATTCAAATAAGCTTGATGAATAAAAAGGGCACGGAACCGAAAATATTAGAATTGTGA
- a CDS encoding GNAT family N-acetyltransferase: protein MNWYEKLNKYFPIEEMKSKQHMELLLEDTNGHYQKDESPEHVMMYAEFDTCIFIDYLWVSAETRGQGTGHKLIEKLKKKKKPILLEVEPVDPNEIDTEKRLKFYQREGFKHAASIIFQNRSFQTKEIAPLEILYWSVENEGQAFIFEQMKKIYQSIHSYKSIEIYGRELGDVEEVLQLDKNRITRNLLTV from the coding sequence ATGAACTGGTATGAGAAGCTGAATAAATATTTTCCGATTGAAGAAATGAAATCTAAGCAGCATATGGAATTGCTATTAGAAGATACGAATGGCCATTATCAAAAAGATGAAAGTCCAGAGCATGTGATGATGTATGCAGAGTTTGATACTTGTATCTTTATTGATTATCTATGGGTGTCAGCGGAAACAAGAGGACAAGGAACGGGTCATAAATTGATTGAAAAGCTAAAGAAAAAGAAGAAGCCAATCTTACTTGAAGTTGAGCCCGTTGATCCGAATGAAATAGATACGGAAAAAAGACTTAAATTTTATCAAAGAGAAGGATTTAAACATGCAGCGTCCATTATTTTCCAGAATCGTTCCTTTCAAACAAAAGAGATCGCACCACTGGAAATATTGTATTGGTCAGTAGAAAATGAAGGACAGGCCTTTATTTTTGAACAGATGAAGAAGATTTACCAATCTATCCATAGTTATAAATCAATAGAGATTTATGGTCGAGAATTGGGCGATGTTGAGGAAGTTTTACAGCTAGATAAAAATCGAATTACCAGAAATCTACTAACAGTTTAA